GGTTTCTCCATCCCATTTCTCCTGCTGTCTTTCTTTGTCGGCAAACTGGGTTGGATTAAACGACACAGTGCGGGAATCGTAAAGGCAGGCGGATATGTAATGATAGCGGTAGGGATTGCGCTCTATTTTAACTGGATGACGAAGCTTACTTCCTACCTTGCCGGCTTCTTCGGATTCCAAGGTTTCTGATCATGGATTTTCTGCTGTTTTTGTATTATCATGAAAGTACTTGAATAAAAGACAAAGGAGCATTCGTATGACTCGAACGAACGACATCATTCTAAGAACCACAACAACATTGATCGCCTTCATACTGCTCGGCTTTTCCGTGTATCTATTCTTTGCGGGCCACAATAAGCCTGGGGGAGGATTCATCGGTGGTCTGATGACTTCTGCTGCTATCGTCCTTATGTATATGGCTTATGGTATACGTGCCATGGAAAAGATACTACCGGTCAATTTCCGTTACGCCATTCCTGTTGGATTGATTATCGCCCTTGCTACAGGGGCAGGTTCTTTTCTTTTCAATGTACCTTTTCTCAGCCATACAGACGCTTATTTTCATCTGCCGATCTTAGGGGAAACACACTTGGCTACGGCTATCCTCTTTGACTTAGGTGTTTACTTGGCCGTTGTAGGGGTGACGATGACAATCATTTTAACCATCGCCAACGACAGGGAAGAAGCGGAAGAAGCATTGGATTAATTCGTTTACCAGCGCAATCGGGGACGAAATAAAGAAAGTGTGAATCGGTATGTTCTGGTTAATTGCAAGTACGGTTGCGGCTGCTGGTATGGCTGTTGCCATGATATTTGTCCGACTCCGGGCTTCCAAGCAGCCGGCCAGCATTAAAAAAATTATTCTGCCGCCCTTTTTTATGAGCACCGGGGCGCTTATGTTTGTATTTCCTGTATTTCGGGTGGAGTGGGCACAGGTAGCAGAAGCGCTTTTGATCGGGATGTTGTTCTCTGTTTTACTGATCCGCTCCTCCAAGTTCGAAATAAGGGGAGATCAGATTTTTTTAGTACCCTCGAAAGCCTTTGCATTCATTCTTTTCGGGCTTCTAATTGTCCGAATCATTTTCAAACTGGTTGTCGGACAGCATATCCCTCTCGGGGAAACAAGCGGTATGTTCTTCCTTCTCGCTTTTGGAATGATCTTCACGTGGAGGCTCGCCATGCTCAGGCAGTATCTGCAGTTGGAGAAAAAACTGGATAGAGGAAAGGACCTGGCATAAAATGCCGGGTCCTTTTTTTATGGTTCCAATAAGGTTTGATAAGGGCGGATGTCGATTTCTTTTTCCTTCAGTTTCTTGACGAGAAATTTATGGTCCCTTTTTGGAGTTGCCAGTATATACCCTTCAATCAAAATGTCCTGAGTTATTTTCTTTTTTTTCTTCTGTATAGCAATTTCCCCAATTCTTCCTGCTATCTTCTGGCGTGCAACGTCACGAAACAATTCTGGAACGGGGGAGACAAGCTCCTCCAGCAGCAACTTATGTTCATCACTCCACATGTGTCTTGTCTCGTCAACATAGTACTCCTCCCAGTCAATAGCTGACTTTCCGTCTTCTTTCGGCATTCTTTTCAGAAATTTGCGGAACATGAAAAAACCGCCGATACTCATAAGTCCGACCATGACTACGATCCACCCGATAATAAATAAAGCGAATCCACCTGACATTTGATCACCTGTTTCAATTTATTGGTAGGTATCGATGACTATATTATAAAAGTTCAGACATCTAATTACAATAGCGCTCCTGAAGGGTCTTTGGTTATAAAATTTGTCGAATTCAGAAAAATTTGCGTTTATTCATTTTACTTATAAATCGTTTTCATTTACAATAAAGATTGCAGATTTGTGAATCTATTACAAATATAGGTCACAAATATACAAATTTGGGGAATGGAGAAGCCGGTCGAACGGTGACACCATTTGAATATTGATGAGGGGGTAACAAGGAACATGGCTAGCAATGCTTTTAATGCTCGCAAACAATTTGACCTTAATGGCAAAACGTACAACTATTATGACTTGAAAGCCTTAGAAGAAGCGGGACACGGTAAGATTTCCCGTCTACCTTTCTCGATCCGTATCCTACTTGAATCTCTGCTTCGTCAACACGACGGACGCGTAATCGCTGATGCACACGTAGAGAGTCTTGCGCATTGGGGAACTGAAAAATCAAAAGGGGAAGACGTACCATTCAAACCTTCCCGTGTAATTCTGCAGGACTTCACCGGAGTACCGGCAGTCGTTGACCTCGCCTCTTTGAGAAAAGCGATGGTGGACATGGGTGGCAGCCCGGATAAAATCAACCCGGAAGTACCTGTCGATCTTGTAATTGATCACTCTGTACAAGTCGATAAGTATGGTACTGCTGATTCCTTGAATGTAAACATGGAACTTGAATTTGAACGTAATGAAGAACGCTACGAATTCCTTCACTGGGCACAGAAGGCATTTGATAATTACCGTGCTGTTCCACCTGCAACAGGAATTGTACACCAGGTTAACCTTGAATACATCGCAAACGTTGTCCACGCTCTTGAGAACGAGGACGGTACTTATGATACTTACCCGGATACACTTGTCGGAACCGACTCACATACGACGATGATCAATGGTCTTGGAGTACTAGGATGGGGTGTCGGAGGAATCGAAGCAGAAGCCGGGATGCTCGGACAACCTTCTTATTTCCCTGCTCCGGAAGTAATTGGTGTGAAACTGAACGGCAGCTTCCCACAAGGAACAACGGCTACTGACCTGGCACTGAAAGTCACTCAGAAGCTTCGTGAACAGAACGTCGTTGGTAAATTTGTTGAATTCTTCGGACCTGGTCTTCAGGAAATGCCGCTGGCTGATCGTGCGACGATCTCCAACATGGCTCCTGAATATGGTGCGACATGTGGATTCTTCCCTGTAGATGGAGAAGCGTTGGAATACCTTCGCTTGACCGGCCGCAGCGAAGAGCAGATCCAAATCGTTGAAGAATACTGCAAGAAGAACAATCTTTGGTACGATCCATCCCTTGAAGATCCGGAATTCACTTCATTGGTTGAAATCGATCTCGGAGATTTGGAGCCGAACCTTTCCGGGCCGAAGCGTCCACAAGATTTGATTCCACTTTCCAAAATGAAGGAATCTTTTGAGCAGGCGATCACTGGTCCATCCGGAAACCACGGTTTCGGGTTGGATAAGTCCGAATTTGATAAGAAAGCAGAGATCAAGTTCGAAAATGGCGATACGTCAACAATGAAGACAGGTGCTATTGCGATTGCTGCTATTACATCCTGTACGAACACGTCCAACCCACACGTTATGCTGGGGGCTGGATTAGTAGCTAAAAAAGCCGTAGAAAAGGGTCTGGAAGTTCCGGATTACGTGAAGACTTCTCTTGCACCCGGTTCGAAGGTAGTAACGCGTTATCTGGATGATTCCGGATTAATGCAGTACTTGAACCAGCTTGGATTTAACCTTGTCGGTTACGGATGTACGACATGTATCGGTAACTCTGGTCCACTTCTTCCGGAAATCGAAAAAGCGATTGCGGACAGTGATTTGACGGTTTCCTCCGTTCTTTCCGGTAACCGTAACTTTGAAGGACGTATCCACCCGCTTGTAAAAGCGAACTACCTGGCATCACCACCGCTTGTTGTCGCTTATGCACTTGCAGGTACGGTTGATATCGATCTTAAGAATGATCCGATCGGTAAGGATAAAGATGGTAAAGACGTCTATTTCAACGACATCTGGCCGTCTCAGGAAGAAATCAAAGCAGAGATTTCCCGTGTCGTAACCCCGGAAATATTCCGTAAAGAGTACGAGAACGTGTTTAATTCCAACGAAAAGTGGAATGAAATCGATACGACGGACGAACCACTGTATGATTGGATCGATAACTCCACATATATTCAGAATCCGCCGTTCTTCGAAGGTCTATCAAGTGAACCTGAAACGGTTAAACCGGTAACGGGTATGCGTGTGATCGGAAGGTTTGGCGACTCGGTAACGACCGACCACATTTCTCCGGCCGGTGCTATTCCTAAAGACATGCCTGCCGGCGAGTACCTGCAGGAAAATGGCGTAAGCCCTAGAAACTTTAACTCATACGGATCCCGTCGTGGTAACCACGAAGTAATGATGCGCGGAACGTTCGCAAACATTCGTATTCGTAATGAACTTGCTCCTGGAACAGAGGGAGGTTTCACAACTTACTGGCCTACAGAAGAAGTGATGCCGATCTACACAGCAGCTATGAAGTATCAGCAGGACGAAACGCCGTTGATGGTCCTTGCTGGAAACGACTATGGTATGGGCAGCTCCCGTGACTGGGCAGCTAAAGGTACAGACCTTCTGGGGATCAGAACGGTCCTTGCAGAAAGTTTTGAAAGAATCCACCGTTCCAACCTTGTCATGATGGGTGTACTTCCGCTTCAGTTCCAACCAGAAGATTCTATTGAGTCTCTCGGTCTGTCCGGACGTGAAACGTTCGATGTAGAAGTGGGTGAAAGTGTCAAACCTCGCGATCTTGTCAAAGTGACAGCGACCGATGAGGAAGGCAATAAGAAAGAATTTGAAGTAATTGCCCGCTTTGACAGCGAAGTGGAAGTGGATTATTACCGTCACGGTGGTATTCTGCAAATGGTTCTACGAAATAAATTGAGCTGATCCAATGTAAGAAGATCGTCCTTTGGGCGGTCTTCTTCTTTCATATAAAATAGGGACTAGAAGGAATAAAAGAATTCCGTTATTCTTATACATAGAAGTAAATGAGTTTCGGACGGGGGCAGGATATAATGAAGCAATGGCTGGCTTTGGCTTTTCTCCTTGTACTTTTCGCCATGGTTGTCCTTCCCGGTTTTGGAGGGGAAGATGAGAAAACGGGTGAGAGGGATACAGAAGAAAAGCAGGGGGCAGGGATGGTGGCTCCGAATGCGCCGGACGGCTTAGAGGTGGGGGAGGCAGCTCCTGATTTCACCGTGGAGACAGTAACGGGAGAGATCGTCCGTCTAAGCGATTACAGGGGAAAGAAAGTGTTTCTTAACTATTGGACGACCTGGTGTCCCCCATGCCGGGAAGAAATGCCCGAAATGCAAAAGTTCTATGAAGCCTTTTCTGATGAAGTGGAGATCCTTGCCGTAAACGGTACCGGCACCGAAGACGGAGGAATAAGTATGGTGAGAGATTTTATCAGCAGCGGGGAATATACATTTCCTGTTCTTCTGGATGAACAGCTCGAAATAAATGAGACATATCAGATCTTAGCTATTCCGACCACTTATTTCATAGGTACAGATGGAATTATCCAAAAAGAGCGGAGAACAGGCCCGATGACTTATGAATTTATGGTGAAGATGAAAGATGCGTTAAATTAGGAATATTTTTATTGTTTAAGGGAAATACTGCTTATTAAAGGAGAGATTCCCATGAGAAGACATAAACCCATATCCCTGGAAGAACGGATTAAAGAAAACATTCGCTCTATTCAGGCAGATGAGAAATTAATGGCACAGATCGATGAACGGATAGAGAAACGCCACCGAGATCGAATGAAACAAATCCCGTCTTAAACTGGGATTTGTTTTTTTTTTGAATTCCTTCATAAAGTGCCGGACGAAGGGGAAAAGTAATCGTTGACCACTGGATGGTTCATTCTTTTTAGGAGGTTCATGAGATGTCTCATAAACAACAGCATATGTCGAATCAAAAGCCAAACCCGGATCATCGGGCTGATAATGTGGAGCGGTTACAGAATCAGGTGCAGAACACGATAGAGAACATAGAAGCGTCAAATGATGTATTAGCCTACGCGACCGAGGAAGAGCGCCAGGACATCGAGAAGAAAAATAAACATCGAAACCAATCTCTTCAGGCTATGAGGGAAGAAATGAAAGATGAATCCAGGCATCAGCAATATTGATGGTAAGCCGTCCTTGTCAGGGACGGCTTTTCATTTCTCGACTTTAAGCGGTGTTCGTCTACATAATTCGTTGTCTGTGATAAAATGAAAGGCGTTGATAGAAAAGGAAGTGATTGGACATGTTAGATAAGTTAAGGCAATGGTCGGATATAGAGGACCAGCCGCCGATTTCTGAAACGGAAGCATTGCGATATTTAAATGAAAACGAATTACAGGATAAAGAGCTGCAGGCCCTGTTGTATGCGGCACTTGCTTATCACCGGATTCAAAGACACGATGGAAAGGATGCGCTTGCCGAGCAGTTTATCGATGAGGCAAGAGTCATGGAGGGAAACCATCCGCTTATCCATGATCTATATGAATCCCAACTGCTGCTGCACGCTTATAAGTTATTAAGGGATACGCCGTTTGAACAGTGGTCCCTTCATGAGACAGATCATGATTCTGCAAAGGCGAAAAAGGCAAGAGTTATATATGAGGATATTAAAGAACTACGGGAAACGTGGGATGGGGATCTTGCTGAGAAGACCATTTTGAATGCATCCACTCGTATGAAAATTTACCAGGAAGTCTATCAGGAATTGACAGACCTTGAAACGATGCTG
This sequence is a window from Bacillus sp. SB49. Protein-coding genes within it:
- a CDS encoding Na(+)/H(+) antiporter subunit B; translation: MTRTNDIILRTTTTLIAFILLGFSVYLFFAGHNKPGGGFIGGLMTSAAIVLMYMAYGIRAMEKILPVNFRYAIPVGLIIALATGAGSFLFNVPFLSHTDAYFHLPILGETHLATAILFDLGVYLAVVGVTMTIILTIANDREEAEEALD
- a CDS encoding CcdC family protein, producing the protein MFWLIASTVAAAGMAVAMIFVRLRASKQPASIKKIILPPFFMSTGALMFVFPVFRVEWAQVAEALLIGMLFSVLLIRSSKFEIRGDQIFLVPSKAFAFILFGLLIVRIIFKLVVGQHIPLGETSGMFFLLAFGMIFTWRLAMLRQYLQLEKKLDRGKDLA
- a CDS encoding DUF2621 domain-containing protein is translated as MSGGFALFIIGWIVVMVGLMSIGGFFMFRKFLKRMPKEDGKSAIDWEEYYVDETRHMWSDEHKLLLEELVSPVPELFRDVARQKIAGRIGEIAIQKKKKKITQDILIEGYILATPKRDHKFLVKKLKEKEIDIRPYQTLLEP
- the acnA gene encoding aconitate hydratase AcnA, with protein sequence MASNAFNARKQFDLNGKTYNYYDLKALEEAGHGKISRLPFSIRILLESLLRQHDGRVIADAHVESLAHWGTEKSKGEDVPFKPSRVILQDFTGVPAVVDLASLRKAMVDMGGSPDKINPEVPVDLVIDHSVQVDKYGTADSLNVNMELEFERNEERYEFLHWAQKAFDNYRAVPPATGIVHQVNLEYIANVVHALENEDGTYDTYPDTLVGTDSHTTMINGLGVLGWGVGGIEAEAGMLGQPSYFPAPEVIGVKLNGSFPQGTTATDLALKVTQKLREQNVVGKFVEFFGPGLQEMPLADRATISNMAPEYGATCGFFPVDGEALEYLRLTGRSEEQIQIVEEYCKKNNLWYDPSLEDPEFTSLVEIDLGDLEPNLSGPKRPQDLIPLSKMKESFEQAITGPSGNHGFGLDKSEFDKKAEIKFENGDTSTMKTGAIAIAAITSCTNTSNPHVMLGAGLVAKKAVEKGLEVPDYVKTSLAPGSKVVTRYLDDSGLMQYLNQLGFNLVGYGCTTCIGNSGPLLPEIEKAIADSDLTVSSVLSGNRNFEGRIHPLVKANYLASPPLVVAYALAGTVDIDLKNDPIGKDKDGKDVYFNDIWPSQEEIKAEISRVVTPEIFRKEYENVFNSNEKWNEIDTTDEPLYDWIDNSTYIQNPPFFEGLSSEPETVKPVTGMRVIGRFGDSVTTDHISPAGAIPKDMPAGEYLQENGVSPRNFNSYGSRRGNHEVMMRGTFANIRIRNELAPGTEGGFTTYWPTEEVMPIYTAAMKYQQDETPLMVLAGNDYGMGSSRDWAAKGTDLLGIRTVLAESFERIHRSNLVMMGVLPLQFQPEDSIESLGLSGRETFDVEVGESVKPRDLVKVTATDEEGNKKEFEVIARFDSEVEVDYYRHGGILQMVLRNKLS
- a CDS encoding redoxin domain-containing protein gives rise to the protein MKQWLALAFLLVLFAMVVLPGFGGEDEKTGERDTEEKQGAGMVAPNAPDGLEVGEAAPDFTVETVTGEIVRLSDYRGKKVFLNYWTTWCPPCREEMPEMQKFYEAFSDEVEILAVNGTGTEDGGISMVRDFISSGEYTFPVLLDEQLEINETYQILAIPTTYFIGTDGIIQKERRTGPMTYEFMVKMKDALN
- a CDS encoding FbpB family small basic protein; translation: MRRHKPISLEERIKENIRSIQADEKLMAQIDERIEKRHRDRMKQIPS
- the tlp gene encoding small acid-soluble spore protein Tlp, with protein sequence MSNQKPNPDHRADNVERLQNQVQNTIENIEASNDVLAYATEEERQDIEKKNKHRNQSLQAMREEMKDESRHQQY